From the genome of Deinococcus aerolatus, one region includes:
- a CDS encoding HAD family hydrolase, whose amino-acid sequence MKAVLFDLDGTLHDRNATVLRWLEGHTRRFTLPAAYAARFVALDDFGYRPKAEVMPLLVQEFRLAYSAQTLLGDFTAHFMVAPVVMVHAHAVLRQLRERGVRIGVVTNGWPEMQSACLNRCRLSERVDDVVISKAVGLSKPDPAIYRLALERLNVSAADTWFVGDSPRNDITGPQTVGLRTAFLPTGHALTGETPDAVLEDLRAVLTLN is encoded by the coding sequence GTGAAGGCCGTTCTGTTTGATCTGGACGGCACGCTGCATGACCGGAATGCCACGGTGCTTCGGTGGCTTGAGGGCCACACCCGGCGGTTTACGCTGCCGGCTGCCTACGCCGCCCGCTTCGTGGCGCTGGACGATTTCGGTTACCGCCCCAAAGCCGAGGTGATGCCGCTGCTGGTGCAGGAATTCAGGCTGGCGTATTCGGCACAGACGCTCCTGGGCGATTTCACGGCGCACTTCATGGTGGCCCCAGTTGTTATGGTCCACGCCCACGCGGTCCTCCGGCAGTTGCGGGAGCGCGGCGTGCGGATCGGCGTCGTGACCAACGGCTGGCCGGAGATGCAGAGCGCCTGCCTGAACCGCTGCCGCCTGTCCGAACGGGTGGACGACGTGGTGATCAGCAAGGCCGTGGGCCTGAGCAAGCCTGATCCCGCCATCTACCGGCTGGCGCTGGAACGGCTGAATGTTTCGGCAGCCGACACATGGTTCGTGGGCGACTCGCCGCGCAACGACATCACAGGGCCGCAGACGGTGGGGCTGCGCACCGCTTTCCTGCCCACGGGTCACGCGCTGACTGGAGAGACGCCGGACGCGGTGCTGGAGGACCTGCGGGCGGTGCTTACGCTGAACTAG
- a CDS encoding NAD(P)/FAD-dependent oxidoreductase, whose translation MTQHYDAVIVGAGPAGLTAALTLGGAQRRVLLLDGGPPRNARATAAHNVFTRDGCAPTDLKTLGLRDLAPYDITVLHTPAREASAVDNGFAVRHDGGWARTRRLLFASGVRDRLPHIAGLRERWGVTVHHCPYCDGWPNRHARLGVLGRHQEGHHLALNVRAWAGDVTLLTDGPDELTDEQRLDLRRIGIPLHTGAVARISGRDGATVHFRDGSRLELDALFLNPTQVQNSTLPVALGCTLDDKSRVTVNENGMTSVRGIWAAGDMTGAPQYVTSAAASGMTAAVSLNTTLIHEDVRAQGAAFHKSPDEAPQVGVT comes from the coding sequence ATGACGCAGCATTACGATGCAGTGATTGTCGGCGCTGGCCCGGCCGGACTGACCGCGGCCCTGACCCTGGGCGGCGCGCAGCGGCGGGTGCTGCTGCTGGACGGCGGCCCCCCGCGCAATGCCCGCGCCACGGCGGCGCACAACGTCTTTACCCGCGACGGTTGCGCGCCCACGGACCTCAAGACGCTGGGGTTGCGCGATCTGGCCCCGTACGACATCACGGTGCTGCACACGCCCGCCCGCGAGGCCAGCGCAGTGGACAACGGCTTCGCGGTCCGGCACGACGGCGGCTGGGCCAGGACCCGGCGGCTGCTGTTTGCCAGCGGCGTGCGCGACCGGCTGCCGCACATTGCCGGTCTGCGCGAGCGCTGGGGCGTGACCGTTCACCACTGCCCGTACTGCGACGGCTGGCCCAACCGCCATGCCCGGCTGGGGGTTCTGGGCCGCCACCAGGAGGGCCATCACCTGGCCCTGAACGTGCGCGCCTGGGCCGGGGACGTGACCCTGCTGACCGACGGTCCCGACGAGTTGACCGACGAGCAGAGGCTGGACCTGCGGCGCATCGGGATTCCGCTGCACACCGGAGCTGTTGCGAGAATCAGCGGCAGGGACGGGGCAACCGTGCATTTCAGGGACGGAAGCCGTCTGGAACTCGACGCCCTGTTTCTTAACCCGACCCAGGTGCAGAACAGCACCCTGCCGGTCGCGCTGGGCTGCACGCTTGACGACAAGAGCCGCGTGACGGTGAACGAGAACGGCATGACCTCGGTGCGCGGCATCTGGGCCGCCGGGGACATGACCGGAGCGCCGCAGTACGTGACCAGCGCCGCCGCCAGCGGCATGACGGCAGCGGTCAGCCTCAACACCACCCTGATTCACGAGGACGTGCGGGCACAGGGTGCGGCCTTCCACAAATCGCCGGACGAGGCCCCGCAGGTGGGCGTGACGTGA
- a CDS encoding SDR family oxidoreductase: MSSPLPTTLITGASGGIGSALARALAGTHDLILTGRGGAALDALCAEVGGRPLRLDLTRPETFEEALAGLGRVSNVVHNAGVVELGAVAEQGHAVWTHTLAVNTVAPAELTRLLLPGVRQERGTIVFVNSGAGLSANAGWGSYAASKFALKALADALRAEEAEGGVRVTSVYPGRTATEMQRKVRVQEGATYTPEAFIDPQTLARTIAFVLNAPRDATLTDITVRPGPPA, encoded by the coding sequence ATGTCCTCACCCTTGCCCACCACCCTGATTACCGGCGCGTCCGGCGGCATCGGCAGCGCCCTGGCCCGCGCGCTGGCCGGCACACATGACCTGATCCTGACCGGACGTGGCGGCGCGGCGCTGGACGCCCTGTGCGCCGAGGTGGGCGGCCGTCCGCTGCGGCTTGACCTGACGCGCCCGGAGACATTTGAGGAGGCGCTGGCCGGACTGGGCCGCGTGTCCAATGTCGTTCACAACGCCGGAGTCGTGGAACTGGGCGCGGTGGCCGAACAGGGGCACGCCGTCTGGACCCACACGCTGGCCGTCAATACGGTGGCCCCCGCCGAGCTGACCCGGCTGCTGCTGCCCGGGGTGCGGCAGGAGCGCGGCACCATCGTGTTCGTCAACAGCGGCGCGGGCCTGAGTGCCAATGCGGGCTGGGGCAGCTACGCCGCCAGCAAGTTCGCCCTGAAAGCGCTGGCCGACGCCCTGCGCGCCGAGGAGGCGGAAGGTGGCGTGCGCGTGACCTCGGTGTATCCGGGCCGCACGGCCACGGAGATGCAGCGCAAGGTACGCGTTCAGGAGGGGGCCACGTACACGCCAGAAGCGTTTATAGATCCGCAGACGCTGGCCCGGACCATCGCCTTCGTCCTGAACGCGCCGCGTGACGCCACGCTGACTGACATCACGGTGCGCCCCGGTCCCCCGGCATGA
- a CDS encoding type III polyketide synthase, with translation MSSAAAPPILRSLVTGTPPYRAAQSEIREAARILFPRMAARPHLLDVFGNAQIESRALARPLEWYLQPRGFGEKNAVFIEEARALITRLGAEALDRAGLRPTDVDAVVVVNTSGLSTPSLDAWLIDALGLNRHAARLPVWGLGCAGGAAGLARAADLVRAGFRRVLYVAVELCSLTLVRGDESKSNFVGTALFADGAAALVVTAPDVPGPPPLLSLHGAYSTLIENSEDIMGWDVVDDGLKVRFSRDIPALVRGMMRGNVAEALAAHGWTQQEIGTFVVHPGGVKVLGAYEEALGLPAGALDSSRTVLREHGNMSSATVLFVLEQALMAATRGRTLLSAMGPGFSAEHVLIEI, from the coding sequence ATGAGTTCTGCCGCCGCACCGCCCATCCTGCGCTCCCTGGTCACCGGGACCCCGCCCTACCGGGCCGCCCAGTCCGAGATCCGGGAGGCGGCCCGCATCCTGTTCCCGCGCATGGCCGCGCGGCCCCACCTGCTGGACGTGTTCGGCAACGCCCAGATCGAGTCGCGTGCCCTGGCCCGCCCGCTGGAGTGGTACCTGCAGCCGCGCGGCTTTGGCGAGAAGAACGCCGTGTTCATCGAGGAGGCCCGCGCCCTGATCACCCGGCTGGGGGCCGAGGCGCTGGACCGTGCCGGGCTCCGGCCTACCGATGTTGACGCGGTGGTTGTGGTCAACACCAGCGGCCTGAGCACCCCCAGTCTGGACGCGTGGCTGATCGACGCGCTGGGCCTGAATCGCCACGCGGCCCGGCTGCCGGTGTGGGGGCTGGGCTGTGCGGGCGGGGCGGCGGGGCTGGCCCGCGCAGCCGATCTGGTGCGGGCGGGCTTCCGGCGCGTGCTGTACGTGGCGGTGGAACTGTGCAGCCTGACGCTGGTCAGGGGCGACGAGTCGAAGAGCAATTTTGTGGGAACTGCCCTGTTCGCCGACGGCGCCGCAGCGCTGGTTGTCACGGCCCCGGATGTGCCCGGCCCGCCGCCGCTGCTGTCCCTGCACGGCGCGTACAGCACCCTGATCGAGAACAGCGAGGACATCATGGGCTGGGACGTGGTGGACGACGGCCTGAAGGTGCGTTTCAGCCGCGACATTCCCGCCCTGGTGCGCGGCATGATGCGCGGCAACGTGGCCGAGGCGTTGGCAGCCCACGGCTGGACGCAGCAGGAGATCGGCACCTTTGTGGTTCATCCCGGCGGCGTCAAGGTGCTGGGGGCCTACGAGGAAGCCCTGGGCCTGCCGGCAGGCGCGCTGGACAGCAGCCGCACGGTGCTGCGTGAGCACGGCAACATGAGCAGCGCCACCGTCCTGTTCGTGCTGGAGCAGGCCCTCATGGCCGCCACGCGTGGCCGGACCCTGCTGAGCGCGATGGGACCGGGCTTCAGCGCCGAGCATGTGCTGATCGAGATCTGA
- a CDS encoding aldo/keto reductase produces MTDRSTTTEQPNAADSGTFKIGGDLSVNRLGFGAMRITGDGIWGDPTDPEGAMETLRHLPELGVNLIDTADSYGPAVSEELIREALHPYDTVVIATKAGLTRTGPNVWTPVGRPEYLKQQAYISRRRLGVDRIDLWQLHRIDPNVPRDEQFGAIRELMDEGVIRHAGLSEVSVEEIEAAREVFPVSTVQNLYNLVNRKSEDVLDYCERENIGFLPWFPLAAGSLAKDGSVLADVARRLNASPSQVALAWVLRRSPVMLPIPGTGKVRHLEENVAAASLTLTGEDFRTLDGVGRAEWEKNQK; encoded by the coding sequence ATGACCGACAGATCAACCACCACCGAACAGCCCAATGCCGCCGACAGCGGAACCTTCAAGATCGGCGGTGACCTGAGCGTCAACCGCCTGGGCTTCGGCGCGATGCGCATCACTGGCGACGGCATCTGGGGAGACCCCACCGATCCCGAGGGCGCGATGGAAACCCTGCGGCACCTGCCCGAACTGGGCGTGAACCTGATCGACACTGCCGACAGCTACGGTCCCGCCGTCAGTGAGGAACTGATCCGCGAGGCCCTGCACCCCTACGACACCGTGGTGATCGCCACCAAGGCCGGGCTGACCCGCACCGGTCCCAACGTCTGGACGCCGGTGGGCCGCCCCGAGTACCTCAAGCAGCAGGCGTACATCTCGCGCCGCCGTCTGGGCGTGGACCGTATCGACCTGTGGCAGCTGCACCGCATCGATCCCAACGTGCCGCGTGACGAGCAGTTCGGGGCCATCCGCGAGCTGATGGACGAGGGCGTCATTCGCCACGCTGGCCTCTCGGAAGTCAGCGTGGAGGAGATCGAGGCGGCCCGCGAGGTCTTCCCGGTCTCCACCGTGCAGAACCTGTACAACCTGGTCAACCGCAAGTCCGAGGACGTGCTGGACTACTGCGAGCGCGAGAACATCGGCTTTCTGCCATGGTTCCCGCTGGCAGCAGGCAGCCTGGCCAAGGACGGCAGCGTGCTGGCCGACGTGGCGCGTCGTCTGAATGCCAGCCCCTCGCAGGTGGCGCTCGCCTGGGTGCTGAGGCGCAGCCCGGTGATGCTGCCCATTCCCGGCACCGGCAAGGTCCGTCATCTGGAGGAGAACGTGGCCGCCGCCAGCCTGACCCTGACCGGCGAGGACTTCAGAACCCTTGACGGTGTGGGCCGGGCCGAGTGGGAGAAGAACCAGAAGTAG
- a CDS encoding nitroreductase family protein, with product MSHEPPSASPVPPSPVIEGMLRRRTTNGPFRPDRVSREHQHALMRVAQAAPSHFNSQPWRFVLIENPQTIARVAELAGQSMTELIEAGLFFQRYRRYFRFSQAEMEEKRDGIHIDHLPGPLRPFTRQVFSDAGLRLMRQLGVPKKLGEDNRKLVSGSPLLLAALLDKEEYRPGELSGFYSVFGLGAAIENIWNAVGELGMGIQFVSTPAEIPRHWAEIQTLLAVPQTLELMALYRLGYLPADQSRPTIDWSSRHRKRLEQFVYRETCAVPETDAFPQTSGHAQP from the coding sequence ATGAGCCATGAACCTCCGTCCGCTTCCCCCGTGCCGCCGTCCCCGGTGATCGAGGGCATGCTCCGGCGGCGCACCACCAACGGGCCGTTCCGCCCGGACCGGGTCAGCCGCGAGCACCAGCACGCGCTGATGCGGGTGGCGCAGGCGGCCCCCAGCCACTTCAATTCCCAGCCGTGGCGCTTTGTGCTGATCGAAAACCCCCAGACCATCGCGCGGGTGGCCGAGCTGGCCGGCCAGAGCATGACCGAGCTGATCGAGGCCGGGCTGTTCTTCCAGCGCTACCGCCGCTACTTCCGCTTCTCGCAGGCCGAGATGGAAGAAAAGCGCGACGGCATCCACATCGATCATCTGCCGGGACCGCTGCGGCCCTTTACCCGGCAGGTCTTCAGCGACGCGGGCCTCAGGCTGATGCGGCAGCTGGGCGTGCCGAAGAAGCTGGGCGAGGACAACCGCAAGCTGGTGTCGGGTAGCCCGCTGCTGCTGGCCGCGCTGCTGGACAAAGAGGAGTACCGCCCCGGTGAACTGTCGGGCTTTTACAGCGTCTTTGGGCTGGGGGCAGCCATCGAGAACATCTGGAACGCGGTGGGCGAGCTGGGCATGGGCATTCAGTTTGTGAGCACGCCCGCAGAGATTCCGCGCCACTGGGCGGAGATTCAGACGCTGCTGGCGGTTCCGCAGACGCTGGAACTGATGGCGCTGTACCGCCTGGGCTACCTGCCGGCGGACCAGAGCCGGCCCACCATCGACTGGAGCAGCCGTCACCGCAAGCGTCTGGAGCAGTTCGTGTACCGTGAGACCTGCGCCGTGCCGGAGACCGATGCCTTCCCCCAAACCTCTGGACACGCTCAACCCTGA
- a CDS encoding AI-2E family transporter produces MTSAPALTRQHAGSPPNAFHIVWRSPWVRAAVFLLIAYLAYRLAGQIHTVIVDFLVAFLIAYLANPLLDWLQRGRVARGLGVFFVVLLFFGLFALVGLLLVTVSGQLIMLFNRLPEQIGTLGEILDRMTAWLTNLGVGGLTNAREQIIQGAQNYATNLGDNLVPLLRDALTSTGTLFNSVLQIGGVVGQVALILLLSIYLMVDYSRVNATLLAIFPRPWQPRVLEFSSLIGTAVGGYVRGQLLIAVFIGVFVWLGLTIIGVPSAAAIGFIAGAFNIVPYLGPIIGATPALLLALTMPNVLLTMVFVVLVFVAANQIEGNFLSPYILSRTTDLHPVTVLVAILVGVSLLGFVGALLAVPLVALGKLLLQKYYYPSRLYTEGP; encoded by the coding sequence ATGACATCAGCTCCCGCACTTACCCGGCAGCACGCCGGCTCCCCCCCTAACGCGTTCCATATCGTGTGGCGCAGTCCCTGGGTGCGGGCGGCCGTGTTCTTGCTGATCGCCTACCTGGCCTACCGGCTGGCCGGACAGATTCACACCGTGATCGTGGACTTTCTGGTGGCGTTTCTGATCGCGTATCTGGCCAACCCGCTGCTCGACTGGTTGCAGCGCGGGCGGGTGGCGCGTGGGCTGGGCGTGTTCTTTGTGGTGCTGCTGTTCTTCGGGCTGTTTGCGCTGGTGGGGCTGCTGCTGGTCACGGTATCGGGGCAGCTGATCATGCTGTTCAACAGGTTGCCGGAGCAGATCGGCACGCTGGGCGAGATTCTTGACCGCATGACGGCCTGGCTCACCAACCTCGGCGTGGGCGGTCTGACCAATGCCCGGGAGCAGATTATTCAGGGGGCGCAGAACTATGCCACCAACCTGGGTGACAATCTCGTGCCGCTGCTGCGCGACGCCCTGACGTCCACGGGGACGCTGTTCAACAGCGTGCTTCAGATTGGCGGCGTGGTGGGGCAGGTGGCGCTGATCCTGCTGCTCAGCATCTACCTGATGGTGGATTACAGCCGTGTCAACGCCACGCTGCTCGCCATCTTTCCGCGTCCCTGGCAACCGCGCGTGCTGGAATTCAGCAGTCTAATCGGCACGGCGGTGGGCGGGTACGTGCGCGGGCAGCTGCTGATCGCGGTGTTTATCGGCGTGTTCGTGTGGCTGGGCCTGACCATTATTGGCGTGCCCAGCGCCGCCGCCATCGGCTTTATCGCCGGGGCCTTCAACATCGTGCCGTACCTGGGGCCGATCATCGGGGCCACGCCGGCGCTGCTGTTGGCGCTGACCATGCCCAATGTGCTGTTGACCATGGTCTTCGTGGTGCTGGTCTTTGTGGCGGCCAACCAGATCGAGGGCAATTTCCTCAGTCCCTACATCCTGAGCCGCACCACCGACCTTCACCCGGTCACGGTGCTGGTGGCCATTCTGGTGGGCGTTTCGCTGCTGGGCTTTGTGGGCGCGCTGCTGGCCGTGCCGCTGGTGGCGCTGGGCAAACTGCTGCTCCAGAAGTACTACTACCCCAGCCGGCTCTACACCGAGGGCCCCTGA
- a CDS encoding diguanylate cyclase domain-containing protein: MGEAGRRDRWPAEFAAAAERPDRGHRDDLTGLPTRQAFLVHLQALCAQGTGSLLLCDLDHLKLINDTLGHPAGDAAIAAVAGTLRDRLQPGWAAYRLGGDEFAVLAPVTAEELEDWVRQAMAALVVRPGQPLRLSAGVSGLSAARTPQDVLAGVDRRLYAAKRRGRGRLVSDDDAPEQPDPDPRLLERDTPLAALTIHLQAALNTSPPDRPDGGVTVDVHAGPGGGLSAFLRVADRAAQLLGYQTVTVQGTRSRRLRQYGAWASATLNGTPVHGPAGGLGTGSAAAGRGMLGRLPDILPDPDRPLALLLDRPEDFDPHTLEAIAPLRAVARVCVIGRCATGNPEPSPALPLPGAPDAGAAPPVIQLLPLSDSAVGAVGGRLAGGPLAGPVQAWLAQRSGGVPAEIGRWLGALLLEARLRHEDPAQLVEAEPERAGAGGDWQWSAARHLPRPAYHNRPYLWGRAALFHAALAALGRGPVVVLTGPAGRGRTRLAEQLLMEYAPHMPGGAWTVSLAGIGRTEELLSRLAQTLLGQPADLGGLESVGRLLARRPTLLLLDDLPPGVGSAALERLLSFAPDTRMIITAYHPLGLRGEQVLALPLLDPDVVREALRPYPQAVDPALAARAADWVRGEPNRLQDVLRVLSIDPSGGLLDGLLDPSPAQAARPGGLALGQAERRTLTALGLFSDVFSLPWAQAVTGASPLTLAGLREHGYLVSVGQALYRLAGGLDVVDAAAPREAAAQAPPPPFLRQARRRALAELRRVLARPDPDHHREWLARLDTAYVPLRSLLTGLLRGGPATGPETALVDAVMALTPYRISRTYFLDARADLEQLLRASEAATSEEAARGEVLPPRASTRLAEVRLALARTLQHLGDYAPAITLTRAVRANPGLSARLHVGALLAEARILHRRSEYSSALDTYRHAQTLLTRSGAARRAPALLAQALDGQARCLIYLDQLPLARRLSTRALAALGPERDPLRRALLLNTAALIETEDRHLEAADACLRAALQLHEDHADREGQILNRMGLAWVRLLRGDGEGSVRLGRELLREAQDAAQIWEIANILLNLGHAERLCGRTEAARAHYLDVEKLVSEQDAPSLHAELLGGLAACAHDEDRPTEARRLLALALGHPGANGEVRRFYAPLQTLLTAHPVEVGDSQD; the protein is encoded by the coding sequence ATGGGTGAGGCGGGCCGCCGGGACCGCTGGCCGGCGGAGTTCGCCGCCGCCGCGGAGCGCCCTGACCGTGGGCACCGTGACGACCTGACCGGGTTGCCGACGCGTCAGGCGTTTCTGGTTCATCTTCAGGCCCTGTGCGCGCAGGGCACCGGCAGCCTGCTGCTGTGCGATCTGGATCACCTCAAGCTGATCAACGACACCCTGGGGCATCCGGCTGGCGACGCGGCCATCGCGGCCGTTGCCGGAACGCTGCGCGACCGTTTGCAGCCCGGCTGGGCGGCCTACCGGCTGGGCGGAGACGAGTTCGCGGTATTGGCCCCGGTGACCGCCGAGGAGCTGGAAGACTGGGTCCGGCAGGCGATGGCGGCGCTGGTGGTGCGGCCCGGTCAGCCCCTGCGGCTCAGCGCCGGCGTGAGCGGCCTCTCTGCGGCCCGCACCCCCCAGGACGTGCTGGCCGGGGTGGATCGGCGGCTGTACGCGGCCAAACGGCGGGGCCGGGGCCGGCTGGTCAGCGACGATGACGCGCCGGAGCAACCGGACCCGGATCCTCGCCTGCTGGAACGCGACACGCCACTGGCCGCGCTGACCATACACCTGCAGGCCGCGCTGAACACGTCACCGCCGGACCGCCCAGACGGTGGCGTGACCGTGGACGTCCACGCCGGCCCCGGCGGTGGCCTGAGCGCCTTCTTGCGGGTGGCCGACCGGGCCGCGCAATTGCTCGGGTACCAGACGGTGACGGTCCAGGGCACCCGCAGCCGGCGCCTGCGGCAGTACGGAGCGTGGGCCAGCGCCACCCTCAATGGCACGCCGGTGCACGGTCCTGCGGGCGGACTGGGAACGGGCAGCGCGGCCGCCGGCCGGGGCATGCTGGGGCGGCTGCCGGACATCCTGCCCGACCCGGACCGGCCGCTGGCGCTGCTGCTGGACCGCCCCGAGGATTTTGATCCGCACACCCTGGAGGCCATCGCCCCGCTGCGGGCCGTCGCCCGCGTCTGCGTCATTGGCCGTTGCGCGACTGGCAACCCCGAGCCGTCACCCGCCCTGCCCCTGCCCGGTGCGCCGGATGCGGGGGCGGCCCCGCCCGTCATCCAGCTGCTTCCGCTGTCGGACAGCGCGGTCGGCGCGGTGGGGGGACGGCTGGCCGGGGGGCCACTGGCCGGGCCGGTGCAGGCTTGGCTGGCGCAGCGCTCCGGGGGCGTTCCCGCCGAGATCGGGCGCTGGCTGGGGGCGCTGCTGCTGGAGGCCAGGCTGCGTCACGAGGACCCAGCGCAGCTGGTGGAGGCTGAGCCGGAACGCGCCGGAGCTGGAGGTGACTGGCAGTGGAGCGCGGCAAGGCATCTGCCCCGCCCCGCCTACCACAACCGCCCCTACCTGTGGGGTCGGGCCGCGCTGTTTCACGCTGCGCTGGCGGCCCTGGGGCGCGGGCCGGTCGTGGTGCTGACCGGCCCGGCTGGCCGGGGCCGCACCCGGCTGGCCGAGCAGCTGCTGATGGAATACGCCCCGCACATGCCCGGCGGGGCGTGGACCGTCTCGCTGGCCGGAATCGGCCGCACCGAGGAGCTGCTGAGCCGGCTGGCGCAGACCCTGCTGGGGCAGCCGGCAGACCTGGGTGGACTGGAGAGCGTGGGCCGCCTGCTGGCCCGGCGGCCCACGTTGCTGCTGCTCGATGACCTGCCGCCGGGCGTCGGGAGCGCCGCATTGGAGCGGCTGCTCAGTTTCGCGCCAGACACCCGCATGATCATCACCGCGTACCATCCGCTGGGCCTGCGTGGCGAACAGGTGCTGGCGCTGCCGCTGCTGGACCCGGACGTGGTCCGCGAGGCGCTGCGTCCCTACCCCCAGGCGGTGGACCCTGCCCTCGCCGCCCGCGCCGCCGACTGGGTACGCGGTGAGCCGAACCGGCTGCAGGACGTGCTGCGGGTGCTGAGCATCGACCCTTCGGGGGGGCTGCTGGACGGCCTGCTGGACCCGTCACCGGCTCAAGCGGCCCGACCGGGCGGCCTGGCCCTGGGCCAGGCCGAACGCCGCACGCTGACGGCGCTGGGCCTGTTCAGCGACGTGTTCAGCCTGCCGTGGGCGCAGGCGGTCACCGGGGCCTCGCCGCTGACCCTTGCCGGCTTGCGCGAGCACGGCTATCTGGTGTCTGTCGGTCAGGCCCTGTACCGTCTGGCCGGAGGGCTGGACGTGGTGGACGCTGCCGCGCCCCGTGAGGCCGCTGCCCAGGCCCCTCCCCCGCCCTTTCTGCGCCAGGCCCGCCGCCGTGCCCTAGCCGAACTGCGGCGCGTCCTGGCCCGCCCTGACCCGGACCACCACCGCGAGTGGCTGGCACGGCTGGACACCGCCTACGTGCCGCTGCGCTCACTGCTGACCGGTCTGCTGCGGGGCGGGCCGGCAACCGGCCCCGAGACCGCCCTGGTGGACGCCGTGATGGCCCTGACCCCCTACCGCATCTCGCGCACCTATTTTCTGGACGCCCGCGCCGATCTGGAACAGTTGCTGCGGGCCAGTGAAGCAGCAACCAGTGAAGAGGCTGCCCGGGGGGAAGTGCTGCCGCCCCGCGCCAGCACCCGTCTGGCCGAGGTCAGGCTGGCGCTGGCGCGGACGCTGCAACACCTGGGCGACTACGCGCCGGCCATCACACTGACCAGGGCGGTGCGGGCCAATCCGGGCCTGTCGGCCCGCCTTCACGTCGGCGCCCTGCTGGCCGAGGCCCGCATCCTGCACCGCCGCAGCGAGTACAGCTCGGCCCTGGACACCTACCGGCACGCCCAGACCCTGCTGACCCGCAGCGGCGCCGCGCGGCGTGCCCCAGCACTGCTGGCGCAGGCACTGGACGGACAGGCCCGCTGCCTGATCTACCTGGATCAGCTGCCGCTGGCCCGCCGCCTGAGCACCCGCGCCCTGGCGGCGCTGGGGCCGGAACGCGACCCGCTGAGGCGGGCGCTGCTGCTGAACACCGCCGCCCTGATCGAGACTGAAGACCGGCACCTGGAGGCCGCTGACGCCTGTCTGCGCGCGGCCCTGCAACTGCACGAGGATCACGCTGACCGCGAGGGCCAGATTCTGAACCGCATGGGTCTGGCCTGGGTCCGGCTGCTGCGCGGCGACGGTGAGGGCAGCGTCCGGCTGGGCCGGGAACTGCTGCGCGAGGCGCAGGACGCCGCCCAGATCTGGGAAATCGCCAACATTCTGCTGAATCTGGGCCACGCCGAGCGCCTGTGTGGGCGCACTGAGGCGGCCCGCGCCCATTACCTGGACGTGGAAAAACTGGTGAGCGAGCAGGACGCACCCTCGCTGCACGCCGAGCTGCTGGGGGGGCTGGCCGCCTGTGCCCACGACGAGGACCGCCCCACCGAGGCCCGCCGGCTGCTGGCCCTCGCGCTGGGGCATCCGGGGGCCAATGGCGAGGTGCGCCGCTTCTACGCTCCCCTGCAAACCCTGCTGACGGCTCACCCCGTAGAGGTGGGGGACAGTCAGGACTGA
- a CDS encoding cupin domain-containing protein → MTQNSESQQYKVSRSDTRHGDEGQHQLVAGQRGSMRLWHNEQPSDTRDKQPHSNDYETLGYVISGKVELTVGDQTLMLGEGDSYCVPQGVQHTYRVTETLTAVEVTTPGQSS, encoded by the coding sequence ATGACCCAGAACAGTGAGAGCCAGCAGTACAAGGTCAGCCGCAGCGACACCCGGCACGGCGACGAGGGCCAGCACCAGCTGGTGGCCGGGCAGCGCGGCAGCATGCGGCTGTGGCACAACGAACAGCCCAGCGACACCCGGGACAAGCAGCCTCATTCCAACGACTACGAGACGCTGGGCTACGTGATCAGCGGCAAGGTAGAGCTGACCGTCGGCGATCAGACCCTGATGCTGGGCGAGGGTGACAGCTACTGTGTGCCGCAGGGGGTCCAGCACACCTACCGCGTGACAGAGACACTGACTGCCGTGGAGGTCACGACACCGGGACAATCCAGCTGA
- the cutA gene encoding divalent-cation tolerance protein CutA, which produces MSLVVLVTLPPERAHDLARTLVAEHLAGCVNILPGVHSVYRWQGDVAEDPESMLLIKTSGEKYPELEARIKSLHPYEVPEIIALQYDRALPEFQTWLREALTS; this is translated from the coding sequence ATGTCCCTTGTCGTGTTGGTCACCCTGCCCCCCGAACGTGCGCATGATCTGGCCCGTACCCTGGTGGCCGAGCATCTGGCCGGTTGCGTCAACATCCTGCCGGGCGTCCACAGCGTGTACCGCTGGCAGGGCGATGTGGCTGAGGATCCTGAGAGCATGCTGCTGATCAAGACCAGCGGTGAGAAGTATCCCGAGCTGGAGGCCCGCATCAAGTCGCTGCACCCCTACGAGGTGCCCGAGATCATTGCGCTTCAGTATGACCGTGCCCTCCCGGAATTCCAGACCTGGCTGCGGGAGGCCCTGACTTCTTGA